One window of Mauremys reevesii isolate NIE-2019 linkage group 4, ASM1616193v1, whole genome shotgun sequence genomic DNA carries:
- the LOC120404802 gene encoding uncharacterized protein LOC120404802 isoform X1: MFLQAIDLDTLEPRCCKAAVVERIVRLIEELPKDSPPSAILTNSLVAVSNLSIMKPALEPDLETHLLRAALHCIFTLGTEKDTINSQHVNLWMVSRVSQERARAIRSSTALLRYAVTLPEFDISAEFPRMDHHVAQLALFVSDPDKDISQQAREGTYRLYQLLLQQRGLTIHEAEDLWCHDWPRDSRLLGYKNTARVKETRPGNGRVSGPQPLFQRSTLSLS; this comes from the exons ATGTTCCTGCAGGCCATCGACCTGGACACGCTGGAGCCGCGCTGCTGCAAGGcggctgtggtggagaggattgtg AGGCTCATTGAGGAGCTTCCTAAAGACTCTCCACCCAGCGCCATCCTCaccaactccctggttgcagtgagcaacctcag CATCATGAAACCTGCCCTTGAGCCAGACCTAGAGACCCACCTCTTGCGAGCTGCCCTTCACTGCATCTTCACCCTGGGCACAGAGAAGGACACCATCAACAGCCAG catgtcAACCTCTGGATGGTgtccagggtttcccaggagagagccagggctaTTAGGAGCAGCACGGCCCTGCTCAGATATGCAGTCACCCTCCCTGAGTTTGAC atctCAGCAGAGTTCCCTAGGATGGATCACCAtgtggcacagctggctctgtttgTCAGTGACCCAGACAAAGACATCAGccagcaggccagggaggggacttaccggctgtaccagctgctgctccaacagaggg ggtTGACCATACACGAGGCAGAAGATCTGTGGTGCCACGACTGGCCCCGGGACAGCAGGCTTCTGGGCTATAAGAACACAGCCAGGGTGAAGGAG ACCCGGCCAGGGAATGGCAGAGTATCTGGACCTCAGCCACTGTTCCAAAGAAGCACATTGTCACTGAGCTAA
- the LOC120404802 gene encoding uncharacterized protein LOC120404802 isoform X2 has translation MRGRSSCSCRPSTWTRWSRAAARRLWWRGLCIMKPALEPDLETHLLRAALHCIFTLGTEKDTINSQHVNLWMVSRVSQERARAIRSSTALLRYAVTLPEFDISAEFPRMDHHVAQLALFVSDPDKDISQQAREGTYRLYQLLLQQRGLTIHEAEDLWCHDWPRDSRLLGYKNTARVKETRPGNGRVSGPQPLFQRSTLSLS, from the exons ATGAGGGGCAGGAGCTCATGTTCCTGCAGGCCATCGACCTGGACACGCTGGAGCCGCGCTGCTGCAAGGcggctgtggtggagaggattgtg CATCATGAAACCTGCCCTTGAGCCAGACCTAGAGACCCACCTCTTGCGAGCTGCCCTTCACTGCATCTTCACCCTGGGCACAGAGAAGGACACCATCAACAGCCAG catgtcAACCTCTGGATGGTgtccagggtttcccaggagagagccagggctaTTAGGAGCAGCACGGCCCTGCTCAGATATGCAGTCACCCTCCCTGAGTTTGAC atctCAGCAGAGTTCCCTAGGATGGATCACCAtgtggcacagctggctctgtttgTCAGTGACCCAGACAAAGACATCAGccagcaggccagggaggggacttaccggctgtaccagctgctgctccaacagaggg ggtTGACCATACACGAGGCAGAAGATCTGTGGTGCCACGACTGGCCCCGGGACAGCAGGCTTCTGGGCTATAAGAACACAGCCAGGGTGAAGGAG ACCCGGCCAGGGAATGGCAGAGTATCTGGACCTCAGCCACTGTTCCAAAGAAGCACATTGTCACTGAGCTAA